Proteins from a single region of Eremothecium gossypii ATCC 10895 chromosome VI, complete sequence:
- the IRC19 gene encoding Irc19p (Syntenic homolog of Saccharomyces cerevisiae YLL033W (IRC19)), producing the protein MLPLAIPPNNIVRAMSSPNATGPLMRTSKAIITSNYTLLTDKTPYLLPVCFNESCRAEQVRMLYRRFFRLRPLVAQRAMIKESYTNYIRVKFSEDYALKRRQALPQNTCPVLDAIEAGRRSLTFILKAVSEIEDADSNPELAYDNYICRKILKNVLTLEYQRERLEFKNPKRKQILRQNYEYLDAKYHDPKYTSLRNADVSIIHFNETLGTRL; encoded by the coding sequence GTCTCCCAATGCTACCGGTCCACTCATGCGGACCTCTAAGGCAATTATAACCAGTAACTACACTCTGCTAACTGATAAGACTCCTTACCTGCTTCCCGTATGTTTTAATGAGAGTTGCAGGGCCGAACAAGTGAGAATGCTCTATCGTCGCTTCTTCCGGCTTCGACCTTTGGTAGCCCAGCGTGCAATGATAAAAGAGAGCTATACGAATTATATTAGGGTGAAGTTTAGTGAGGATTATGCATTAAAACGCCGGCAAGCGTTGCCGCAGAATACGTGCCCGGTACTAGATGCCATAGAGGCTGGCCGTCGGTCGCTGACCTTTATCCTGAAGGCTGTATCTGAGATAGAGGATGCAGACAGCAATCCGGAACTTGCATACGACAACTATATATGTCGGAAGATTCTGAAGAACGTACTTACTCTGGAATACCAGCGGGAGCGCCTTGAGTTCAAAAATCCCAAAAGGAAGCAGATACTACGCCAAAACTACGAATACTTAGACGCCAAGTATCATGATCCTAAATATACATCATTAAGGAATGCTGACGTATCCATTATACATTTTAATGAGACATTGGGAACTAGGCTATAA